From the Leptotrichia sp. oral taxon 221 genome, one window contains:
- the epsC gene encoding serine O-acetyltransferase EpsC — MNIFKIIKLEMDNILAKDPAVKNKFEALLYPSLHAVINHRAAHYLYKKRFFFLARLISQISRFFTGIEIHPGATIGKRNLFDHGMGIVIGETAVIGNDCTIYHGVTLGGIAGITGKNKKRHPTLGNNVSIGTGAKILGNITIGNNAKIGANSVVLKDVPNNAVAVGIPARIITKDTEDYYMWHI, encoded by the coding sequence ATTAATATTTTTAAAATAATTAAACTTGAAATGGATAATATTTTGGCAAAAGATCCTGCTGTAAAAAATAAATTTGAAGCATTACTTTATCCTTCTTTACACGCTGTTATAAATCATAGAGCTGCACATTATTTATACAAAAAGAGATTTTTCTTTTTAGCACGGTTAATCTCGCAAATTTCTAGATTTTTCACTGGTATCGAGATTCATCCTGGTGCGACAATTGGAAAGCGAAATCTTTTTGATCACGGAATGGGAATTGTAATTGGAGAAACTGCTGTTATTGGGAATGATTGCACTATTTATCATGGTGTAACATTAGGAGGAATTGCTGGAATTACAGGAAAAAATAAAAAACGACACCCAACTCTTGGAAATAATGTTTCAATTGGAACTGGAGCAAAAATTCTAGGAAATATTACTATTGGAAATAATGCAAAAATTGGTGCTAATTCTGTTGTTTTGAAAGATGTCCCAAATAATGCTGTTGCGGTAGGTATTCCTGCTCGTATCATTACAAAAGATACAGAAGATTATTATATGTGGCATATTTAA
- the cysK gene encoding cysteine synthase A, with amino-acid sequence MIYENILELIGNTPVVKLNLKGQDENIADVYVKLEKFNLGGSVKDRAALGMIEAAEKEGLLKPGGTIVEPTSGNTGIALSLIGKAKGYKVIIVMPESMSVERRKYLQAYGAELVLTDAATGMKGAIAKAEEIVAANPGYFLPQQFENPANPEKHYETTGKEIIADFGTSLDAFISGIGTAGTLTGVGKRLREESPNTKLIAVEPTNSNVLSGGNPGKHVIQGIGAGFVPKNYDPKYVDEIIQISNEDAIKYGVEAGKEAGLFVGISSGAAIAAAFQVAKKLGKGKKVLAIAPDGGEKYLSVEAYK; translated from the coding sequence TGTAAAATTGGAAAAATTTAATTTAGGGGGAAGTGTTAAGGATCGTGCTGCTTTAGGAATGATTGAAGCTGCTGAAAAAGAAGGGCTTTTAAAACCAGGAGGAACAATCGTTGAACCAACTTCTGGAAATACTGGTATCGCTTTATCATTAATTGGAAAAGCAAAAGGATACAAAGTTATTATTGTAATGCCTGAATCGATGAGTGTTGAAAGAAGAAAATATTTACAAGCATATGGTGCTGAATTAGTATTAACTGACGCTGCAACTGGAATGAAAGGTGCTATTGCCAAAGCTGAAGAAATAGTTGCCGCAAACCCAGGTTATTTCTTACCTCAACAATTTGAAAATCCTGCTAACCCAGAAAAACACTATGAAACAACAGGAAAAGAAATTATCGCTGATTTTGGTACTTCTTTGGATGCTTTCATATCTGGAATTGGAACTGCTGGAACATTAACAGGAGTTGGAAAAAGATTAAGAGAAGAAAGTCCAAATACAAAATTAATCGCTGTTGAGCCAACTAATTCAAACGTATTATCTGGTGGAAATCCTGGAAAACACGTTATTCAAGGAATCGGAGCTGGATTTGTTCCAAAAAACTACGATCCTAAATATGTAGATGAAATTATTCAAATTTCTAATGAAGATGCTATTAAATATGGAGTTGAAGCTGGTAAAGAAGCTGGACTTTTCGTTGGTATCTCTTCAGGAGCTGCAATTGCTGCTGCATTCCAAGTAGCTAAAAAACTTGGAAAAGGTAAAAAAGTTCTTGCAATAGCACCAGATGGTGGAGAAAAATATCTTTCTGTTGAAGCTTATAAATAA
- a CDS encoding MliC family protein, with translation MRKNKILLTILALTLGISASGFAAQTNDASKTTPTKTTTSKTAPKPTSKPKTTPAPKKATTNTPKATTAKPKTNSKVVTNFNCAGQTIKVEYDGEIAKLTNKDGVYTLKVAKAASGALYTNSKGLSIHSSGKDAIYTVGGKDISCDIVKAGTAAKPTATPVTKVVEYNLKGKIKVEFIGQNTARVTDFSGKTYTLKRAKAASGEYFENENGVSLHIKADEGVFTVKEVDYSFGK, from the coding sequence ATGAGAAAAAATAAAATTTTATTAACGATATTAGCACTTACTTTGGGAATTTCTGCATCAGGATTTGCAGCACAAACAAATGATGCGTCAAAAACAACGCCAACAAAGACTACAACATCAAAAACAGCCCCTAAACCAACATCAAAACCTAAAACTACACCAGCACCAAAAAAGGCAACAACAAATACTCCAAAAGCAACTACTGCAAAACCGAAAACAAACTCAAAAGTTGTAACTAATTTTAATTGTGCTGGTCAAACAATTAAAGTTGAATATGATGGAGAAATAGCAAAATTAACAAATAAAGATGGGGTTTATACTTTAAAAGTGGCAAAAGCTGCGAGTGGAGCACTTTATACAAATTCAAAAGGATTATCGATTCATTCGAGTGGAAAAGATGCTATTTACACAGTTGGAGGAAAAGATATATCGTGTGATATCGTAAAAGCTGGAACTGCTGCAAAACCTACAGCAACACCTGTAACAAAAGTAGTGGAATACAATCTTAAAGGCAAAATAAAAGTAGAATTTATAGGTCAAAATACTGCGAGAGTAACTGATTTTTCTGGAAAAACTTATACATTAAAAAGAGCAAAAGCAGCAAGTGGTGAATATTTTGAAAATGAAAATGGTGTATCGTTGCACATAAAAGCTGATGAAGGAGTTTTCACTGTTAAGGAAGTTGACTATTCTTTTGGAAAATAA